The nucleotide window GCTCAAAAAAAAACGAAGCATTTAGCCTCGTTTTTTGAAATATAAAAGATTCTTTTATCTAATTTTTTAAATCTTTGATTACTTTGAAAGCGACGTCAACTTCGTTTTCACTTACCATGATCGTAAATTCATTTGAAGTTGAAATTACTTCATTGATGATAATTCCTTCCCAAGCCAAACGTTGGAAAATGAAATAATAAATTCCAGGAACTACAATATTTTCTTTTGGTAATTTAACTGTAATTGAAGCTAAATTTTCCAATTTTTGGATTAATTTTTCAGAAGCAAAATGTTTTTCAACCAAATGATTTACACTATTGCTCACCACAATATTTGTTTCATTTACTCCTTTGGAAGAGGTGTAAAAAATATCTGGTAACGAGTTAATGTCAGTGATCAAGTCGGCTTGTTTGTTCAAAACAGTTTCCGAAACGGCAAAAGTATAATCAGTCAAGGCAGATCTTACTGTTATTTCGCCTATGTTTTTAATTACTTTATTGATTTTGTGATTTAATCTAAAGTCTAACTCTTCAGTTAATCTTTTAAGAGCCATCACTACAGCTCCTTGTTTTACTTCTTTTCCGAATTCACTTTCTAATTCGGTCATGATATTTCTGGACAAAGAAGTTAAGTTGATGATACCAAGTGACAATGCATTCAGCAAAAAGGGCTTTGTTTTGATGTAATTTTCAACAATCGAGGAAACTGTTTTCATAATATATAGTTGTTTTTACGTAGTTAGTACTTAGTTTTTAGGATTTAAAACCGATGCAAATATACGTAAAAAACAATTTGTTACAAATATAACATTGTTAAATTTTTTTAAAAATGAAAAAAAGCATTTATAAGGTGTTCAATTACAAATGATTTACCTTCCTTGTGTACGGCAACAATGTCAAATCGGACATCTAAATCCAAGTTTTTTTGATTAACGTAGGCGTCGACAGCTTTGACCAAAAGTTGTATTTTTTTTGGTTTTACAAAATCTTGAGGTAAACCAAAATCGATTGACGAACGCGTTTTTACTTCAACAATCGCAAGTGTGTTATCTTTTTGGGCGATAATATCAATTTCGGCTTTTTGGAATGTCCAGTTGGTGTCCAGAATGCTGTACCCATTTTTTTTGAGGTAATCCACCGCTAGATCTTCACCTAGTTTGCCCAGTTCGTTATGTTCAGCCATTTAGATTTTAGATTGCAGATTTATGATTTTAGATTTAAGAAAATAGAACATAGAGAATAGATTTTGGACTTAGTTTAAGACAAATGAAAAGTCTTTTTTCTATCATCTTTTCTCTATATTCTTGAGCTACTCAAAAATCACAGTATTGCAATTTTCGTTCACATCGATAGTCATAGTATTTCCCATAATCAAGGCTCTGTTGTCGTGAACGTGCCCGGCAGGGAAATTATAAAGTATCGGAATATTATATTTTTGGGTCACATCTTGAACAATTTCATTGGCGTTTTTTCCCCATGGAATATCGTTGTCTTTCATCTCTGTCATTCCGCCAACAATAATTCCTTTGATGCTTTCCAGACAGCCATTGCGTTTGAGGTTCATCATCATTCGGTCGATATGATAAAGATATTCGTCTAAATCTTCTATAAATAAAATTTTATCGGTGCAATCAATAGCCGATTTGGAACCCATTAAACTATATAAAATAGAAAGGTTGCCACCTACTAATTCTCCAGTCGCTTTCCCGAAACGATTCATAGGGAACGGATCTATTTGATAGGATAATTTTTGTCCAAACAAAGCTGTTTTCAAAGATTCAATAGATTCTGGAGCTGTTCTTGCTACGCTGATAGGCATAGTCCCATGAATCGATTTGTAACCCATCGTATTGAGATGATTGTGTAAAACAGTAACATCGCTGAAACCCACAATCCATTTTGGATGCTGCTTGAATTTGGTAAAATCCAATAAATCAATTATACGCACAGTACCATAACCACCACGTGCGCACCAAATTGCTTTGATATTTGGATTATCCATTTGATGCTGAAAATCGGCTGCACGCTGTTCATCAGTTCCCGCCAATTGGTTTAAATCTAATCCAATTGTGCTTCCAATAACGACTTCCAAACCCCATGAATGTAGTAAATCAATTGTTGGTTTCAGGTTGTCATCAACATTTTTGCGTGCAGTTGCAACAATTGCAACGGTATCTCCTTTTTGTAAATAAGGTGGTGTAATCATAGTAGTTTGAGCTTGACTGTTTATAGATTGTAAAACAAAAATAAGCAATAGCATCGGACGCAAAACATATTGTTTTTTAATAAAAGAAAATGGATTGAAATTCATGCTGCGCTTTTGAAAATGATAGTTAAAGGATAAAAGCAAAGATAGGCATTTCCTGAGAACATAAATAATTGTACTATAATTACTATATTTACAAATATTGAACTCATTTTAAGAAAGTTGATGATAACTCAAAAGAACTGGTTTTGTCTGATTTTGTTTTTAATAATTGCAAAAAGTAATGCACAAACCAAAGCTTATGCAATACATACGGTTGCGTTTTATAATTTCGAAAATTGCCATGACACTATTGACGATCCACTGACACATGATGAAGAATGGACTCCAACGGGAACAGAACATTGGAACACTAAAAAATACCACCAAAAACTCGAAAATTTAGCCAGGGTTTTATCTGAAATAGGAACTGGTGAAAATCCGAATTCTCCAACATTCATTGGTGCAGCCGAAATTGAAAATCAAGCCGTTTTGGAAGATTTAATCAAGCAGCCCAAACTTATTGACAAGGATTATGGAATTATCCATTTTGATTCTCCCGACAAAAGAGGAATTGATGTTGCTTTATTGTACCAAAAGAAGCAATTTCAACCTACGAGTTATATTAATATTCCGTTGTATGTTTATAAAAAGGAAGTTTCAAATGAAGAATTGTCTAAAACAGAAGAGTCTGTAAATGTTGAAGCGGAAGATGTAATTCAGGTCAATACTAAAAGTCATCGGATTTATACCAGGGATCAATTATTGGTGACCGGTTTTTTGAATGGAGAAGAGATTCATATTATTGTCAATCATTGGCCTTCAAGAGCGGGTGGGGAAAAGAAATCGAGTCCGTATCGAGAAGCAGCCGGAGTTTTGAATCGGAAAATTATAGATTCCCTTCAACAAATTAATCCCAATGCCAAAGTGATAACTATGGGTGATTTAAACGACAGTCCTTTTAACAATAGCGTGAAAAAAGCGCTTGGTGCCAAAGGAAAAATTCAGGAGGTTAAGCCATTTGGTATTTACAATCCATTCGAAGAAATGGTCAATAAAGGATTGGGGACTATTGCCTTTCGGGATTCCTGGGATATTTTTGACCAAGTGATGGTTTCGGAATCGTTGTTGCAAAAGGATTATAGTTCTTTTCAATATTGGAAAGCGGGAATTTATAACAAACCATTTTTAATCCAAAAAAGTGGTAAATACAAAGGCTATCCTTTACGACATTCACTCACCGAAATTGGTTTTAGCGACCACTTCCCGGTTTATATTTATTTGATAAAAGAAAAAAAATAAAGGATTTTTGATTGTAGATTAACGATTTTAGATTTCAGATTTTGTGATGATAAAAAAAGATATTTTTTCAGGTATCCACCATCAAAAATCGTTAATCGGAAATCTTCAATCAAATATTTTACAATCCAAATCTTTTACCTTGTTCCGGAAAGATCAGTTGTACACCCAAATCATTTCCTTTTTGCAATTGCTCTTTAATTTTTACAATGTTTTTGCTAGGCGGTTTCAGGTGGGTAATAATAATCTTGAAATTTTTCAAACTCCCTTTTCCTGCTAATTCTTCCAAATTGTGAAGTTCTTTCATTAAATGATTTGGGGTCAAATGCCCAAATAAAGCATTGTCCGGTTGTTCATTTGGGAAAGAAACTTCAATAAAAATCCCTCTTAATTTTTTTTGCTGAATCAAAGGGGCGACAGCCAGCCATAACGATTTTAAATCATTGCTTTTTTCGACTGAATCAGAGCCGGTGTCTCCCAAATATAAAATGGCATCATTTCCATTTTGGATTAAAAAGGCAGTACTTTCAAATGGGTTTACATGACTCAGCGGAAACGCTTTTACAGTCATTGTGGTATTGGTCAGTTTGGTTTCTTCACCAATAGTTAGAGTTTGAAAATGGTATTTTTTCAATTGATAACCGGGGCCTTCATCACCAAAATTTGCCCAAGTTTCACCATTAAAATAATGGTTTTCCATCATTTCCAGACATTTCTTTGTCGCATAAACCGTTTTGGAAGAATCGGCTGGGGAATTAATGATTAAACCTGATACATGATCCAAATGTGCATGGGAAATACAATATCCTTTGATGTACTTTCTTAAAACTTCGCTAGTTGTAACATTGAAGACTTTATTGGTTATTGCTTTTTCAATCCCTGCATTAATGGTTCCTGCATCGAGACAGATGTAATCTTTGGTATTTATTGGAGCAACCAAATAGGCCGAAAGATTTTTTTCGTCAATACCGCCTTTTACACCTAAAGGGACTACATCAAAAGCAGCTTTTTGGGAAAACAATTGTAGGGATACTAAAAAGAAAAAAATGGTTTGTTTATTGAAAAGAATCATATTTTGGATCTTTACGAAAGGTTGTTTTTTGCAAAAATAGCCACAAATTAGACAGATTTGCACAAATTAATAAAGTATTCAAATAAAAAATAGGGCTAATTTGTGTAATTTGTGGCTACGAAATATCTCAAAATAAATATCTTTACACAAAAATATAACAATTTTAACCAATAAAGTTACAATGACAACAACAGCAGATCAATTTGGGATGAAAGAGGCCTTAGCGAAATTGGGTATAAAAGAACTAAATAATGGAACTTCGACAGGAATAAATAGTTTTTCAAACGGTGAGATTTTGCAGAGTTTTTCGCCTGTAGATGGCAAATTAATTGCATCGGTAAAAATGAGTACTCCTGAAGATTATGAAAAAGTAATGCAGACTGCAACTGAAGCTTTCAAAACATTTCGATTAATGCCTGCGCCGCAACGTGGAGAAGTTGTTCGTCAATTTGGAGAAAAATTACGTCAAAATAAAGAAGCTTTAGGAAAATTGGTTTCGTATGAAATGGGTAAATCATTGCAGGAAGGATATGGCGAAGTACAGGAAATGATTGACATCTGTGATTTTGCAGTTGGACTTTCCCGTCAGTTGCACGGATTGACGATGCACTCAGAACGTCCTGGACACAGAATGTATGAGCAATATCATCCGTTGGGAATTGTTGGAATCATTTCTGCATTTAATTTTCCGGTTGCTGTTTGGTCTTGGAATACGGCTTTGGCTTGGATTTGTGGAGATGTTTGCGTTTGGAAACCTTCTGAAAAAACGCCTTTGTGTGGGATTGCCTGTCAAAATATTATTGCTG belongs to Flavobacterium aquiphilum and includes:
- a CDS encoding endonuclease/exonuclease/phosphatase family protein, which gives rise to MITQKNWFCLILFLIIAKSNAQTKAYAIHTVAFYNFENCHDTIDDPLTHDEEWTPTGTEHWNTKKYHQKLENLARVLSEIGTGENPNSPTFIGAAEIENQAVLEDLIKQPKLIDKDYGIIHFDSPDKRGIDVALLYQKKQFQPTSYINIPLYVYKKEVSNEELSKTEESVNVEAEDVIQVNTKSHRIYTRDQLLVTGFLNGEEIHIIVNHWPSRAGGEKKSSPYREAAGVLNRKIIDSLQQINPNAKVITMGDLNDSPFNNSVKKALGAKGKIQEVKPFGIYNPFEEMVNKGLGTIAFRDSWDIFDQVMVSESLLQKDYSSFQYWKAGIYNKPFLIQKSGKYKGYPLRHSLTEIGFSDHFPVYIYLIKEKK
- a CDS encoding S66 peptidase family protein; protein product: MITPPYLQKGDTVAIVATARKNVDDNLKPTIDLLHSWGLEVVIGSTIGLDLNQLAGTDEQRAADFQHQMDNPNIKAIWCARGGYGTVRIIDLLDFTKFKQHPKWIVGFSDVTVLHNHLNTMGYKSIHGTMPISVARTAPESIESLKTALFGQKLSYQIDPFPMNRFGKATGELVGGNLSILYSLMGSKSAIDCTDKILFIEDLDEYLYHIDRMMMNLKRNGCLESIKGIIVGGMTEMKDNDIPWGKNANEIVQDVTQKYNIPILYNFPAGHVHDNRALIMGNTMTIDVNENCNTVIFE
- a CDS encoding aspartate kinase, producing the protein MKTVSSIVENYIKTKPFLLNALSLGIINLTSLSRNIMTELESEFGKEVKQGAVVMALKRLTEELDFRLNHKINKVIKNIGEITVRSALTDYTFAVSETVLNKQADLITDINSLPDIFYTSSKGVNETNIVVSNSVNHLVEKHFASEKLIQKLENLASITVKLPKENIVVPGIYYFIFQRLAWEGIIINEVISTSNEFTIMVSENEVDVAFKVIKDLKN
- a CDS encoding YraN family protein — its product is MAEHNELGKLGEDLAVDYLKKNGYSILDTNWTFQKAEIDIIAQKDNTLAIVEVKTRSSIDFGLPQDFVKPKKIQLLVKAVDAYVNQKNLDLDVRFDIVAVHKEGKSFVIEHLINAFFHF
- a CDS encoding MBL fold metallo-hydrolase → MILFNKQTIFFFLVSLQLFSQKAAFDVVPLGVKGGIDEKNLSAYLVAPINTKDYICLDAGTINAGIEKAITNKVFNVTTSEVLRKYIKGYCISHAHLDHVSGLIINSPADSSKTVYATKKCLEMMENHYFNGETWANFGDEGPGYQLKKYHFQTLTIGEETKLTNTTMTVKAFPLSHVNPFESTAFLIQNGNDAILYLGDTGSDSVEKSNDLKSLWLAVAPLIQQKKLRGIFIEVSFPNEQPDNALFGHLTPNHLMKELHNLEELAGKGSLKNFKIIITHLKPPSKNIVKIKEQLQKGNDLGVQLIFPEQGKRFGL